The following proteins are co-located in the Mesorhizobium sp. M1E.F.Ca.ET.045.02.1.1 genome:
- a CDS encoding DMT family transporter, whose amino-acid sequence MAPAPSIPKAAFWMALSIASFLAMSVAGRTATAALNVFQVLELRSVIGFFILLPLVMTSGGFKAMRTERPLAHVARNVVHYAGQAAWLYALTLIPLAVLISIEFTTPIWTAILAVSFLGERLSRPRLTAIVLGLIGVVIIVRPGVGSIDPGHLVVLGAAMCFGVSVVMVKSLTRTESVVRIIFWMLIIQSVVGLVPALYVWRNPSVELWPSIFLVAFTGMSSHFCMARALSHADATVISPMDFLRVPLSALIGWLLYSEQIDVFTAGGALLILAGNLLNLQRKAPPTAEAEAAVS is encoded by the coding sequence ATGGCACCCGCTCCCTCGATCCCCAAGGCCGCGTTCTGGATGGCGCTGTCGATCGCCTCGTTCCTGGCGATGTCGGTCGCCGGCCGCACCGCGACGGCCGCGCTCAATGTCTTCCAGGTGCTGGAGCTGCGCTCGGTGATCGGCTTTTTCATCCTGCTGCCGCTGGTGATGACAAGCGGCGGCTTCAAGGCGATGCGCACCGAGCGCCCGCTCGCCCACGTCGCGCGCAACGTCGTCCACTATGCCGGCCAGGCCGCCTGGCTCTATGCGCTGACCTTGATTCCGCTGGCCGTGCTGATCTCGATCGAGTTCACGACACCGATCTGGACCGCGATCCTGGCGGTGAGCTTTCTCGGCGAAAGGCTGTCGCGGCCAAGGCTGACGGCGATCGTGCTGGGATTGATCGGGGTGGTGATCATCGTGCGTCCTGGCGTCGGCTCGATCGATCCCGGTCATCTCGTCGTGCTGGGGGCCGCCATGTGCTTCGGCGTCTCGGTGGTCATGGTCAAGTCGCTGACGCGAACCGAAAGCGTCGTGCGCATCATCTTCTGGATGCTGATCATCCAGTCCGTGGTCGGCCTCGTCCCGGCGCTCTATGTCTGGCGCAACCCGTCGGTCGAACTCTGGCCGTCGATATTCCTGGTCGCCTTCACCGGCATGTCTTCGCATTTCTGCATGGCCCGCGCGCTCAGCCACGCCGACGCGACCGTCATTTCGCCGATGGACTTCCTGCGCGTGCCGCTGTCGGCGCTGATCGGCTGGCTGCTCTACAGCGAGCAGATCGATGTCTTCACCGCGGGCGGCGCCTTGCTGATCCTGGCCGGCAATCTGCTCAACCTGCAGCGGAAAGCCCCGCCGACGGCGGAGGCGGAAGCCGCGGTTTCCTGA